A region of the Dickeya chrysanthemi NCPPB 402 genome:
CTGCGGCTGGCCGAGCTTTGATAGTCCGGTGAGCGCGAATGCTATCCGCTATCTTGATGACTATTCCCATCATATGCACCGCATTGAAATCCGTTGCAGCCAATGTGATTCGCACTTGGGGCATGTGTTCCCGGATGGCCCGCAAGAGACGACCGGCGAGCGTTATTGCGTGAATTCTGTGTCGCTCAGTTTTATCGATGCAGAAGACGGTCAGCAGACGGATGGTTAGCCGCGTTAATACACTATATTGACTTGAAACGTTTCAGCCAAATCTGACTTCAGGCAAAAGAAAACATGCAATTAGATGATTTAATAAACAGCATGACGCCGGAAATTTATCAGCGTCTGACCACTGCGGTGGAATTGGGTAAATGGCCGGACGGTGTAGCGCTGACGGCGGAGCAAAAAGAAAATGCATTGCAGATGGTGATGCTGTGGCAGGCACGCAATAACGCCGAAGCCGACCACATGACGATCAACACCCGCGGTGAAATTGAAATGAAAAGCAAGCAGGAGCTCAAGCAGCGGTTTGCCGGCGATACCATCACCACACTGAAACCGCAAGACTAAACCCAATCACGCCAGCGTTGTCGACTGGCGTGATGAGCACGTGAATTAGTGACCGAGCGATGCAATAAACGTCGGCAGGTCAACCAGCGTGGCGCCGTGTTTCTCCATCACTTCCAGCGCCTGCTGGCTATCTTTCGGGTGCAGGTTTACGCCGCGGCAGCCGTCGGCCAGTACTTCGGTTTGATACCCCAGCGCCAGCGCATCCAGCACGGTATATTTCACGCAGTAATCCGTCGCCAGCCCCATGATGGTCAACCGGGTGATGTTTCTGGCCGCCAGCCAATCGTGTAACTCGGTGCGGGTGCGGCGACCGTTATCGAAAAAGGCGCTATAGCTGTCGATAAAAGGGTGTGTTCCCTTGCGCACGACCCAATTTATGGCCTGCTGGTTCAGTTTGTGATGAAAGTCGGCGCCGGGTGAGCCTTGTACACAATGTTCCGGCCACCAGACTTGCGGCAAACCGTCCAGTTCGCCTTGCTCGCCGATACGGGTGCCGGAGTTGACGGCGAAACTGCGGTGATCCGCCGGATGCCAGTCCTGGCAGGCAACCACCATCACCCCGGCCTGCTGGCAAGCGGCGATAGCCTGATTGGCTATCGCGACCACGCTGTCGCCGTCCGAGACGGCCAGCGCGCCGCCGGCACAGAAGTCATTTTGGATATCCACCAGCAAGAGTACTCTGTTCATATTATCTTCTTCTTATTGATGTTTTATGTGTTTGTTGCAGGCGATTCAGTCTTTGTCGCTCAGTTCTCCGCGCAGGTTCTGTTGCATAAGCTGGCGGATCTGTTCGGGAGAAAGATCGTTCCTGCTTAACAGATAATGCAATTTCGTCAGTGCCGCTTCAACCGTCATGTCGAACCCGCTGATGACGCCGGCCTGCGCCAGCGCGTTACCAGTGGCATAACCGTCCATGTTGACCCGCCCGGAAATACATTGCGTCAGGTTAACTACCACAATGCCGCGCTCTGAAGCCTGACGGAGCTCGTCAAGCAAACCTGAGCTTTGGGGCGCATTACCGACGCCATACGAGCGCAGAATCAGTGCCTTAACCGGCTGGCGGAGGAAATTGCTCACCACGTCGGCGGAAATCCCCGGATAGATGGTCACCACGCCGATGGGCTGCGGGGTGATGGCGTGAACTATCAAGGAGCCGTCGATCGGATCCGGATTAACCGGCGTCAGACGGCGAATATGGATACCGGCTTCCAGTAATGGCGGGAAGTTAGGCGAAGCAAAAGCGTCAAAACCATCGGCATGCGCTTTGGTGGTGCGATTGCCGCGCAATAATTTGTTGTTGAAGAACAGGCTGACCTCATTAACCGGATGATTGGCGGCTACGTACAACGCATTCAGCAGGTTGGTTTGCCCATCGGAGCGCAATTCCGCCAGCGGAATTTGTGACCCTGTCACAATAACCGGTTTGGCAAGATTCTCCAGCATGAAAGACAGCGCTGAAGCAGTAAACGCCATCGTGTCGGTGCCGTGGAGAATCACGAATCCATCGTATTGGTCATAGTTTTGCTGGATATCGTTTGCAATCGATTGCCAGTCTGACGGCGTCATATCAGAGGAATCAATCAACGGCGTATATTCATGGATAGTAAACGAGGGCATCTCCGGGCGGTGGAATTCCGGCATTTGCGCCAACTGTTGTTGCAGGTGGCCGGAAACCGGGACATAACCGTGGGCGGAACGCTGCATACCGATAGTGCCGCCGGTATAGGCGACGTAGATGGATTTCTTTTGCATGGGTGCGATTGGTCGGGACACTGTTGGTTGTCGAAAGGGATAGCCCTGGGAAATGGGATTATAAAAAGGTTTCAGTAGTAAAGACAGCCCGACAGGCGTCGGGCTGTGTAAGCGTGTGTTAGCGTAGGTCGCCGCAATTCAGGCACAAAGCATAACGATTTTGCGGATCGTTCAGGGCATCCAGAATTGATGTCTGGGCGTGAACGGTTTGCGCCAGTTGAATAACCGGTGCGGGGATCACCGCCTGCAAGGCGGAAGGCAGCATCGCGTAGACGGCGCTCCTGACCTGAGTGAACATGGCATTGAGCAAGTCCGACTCTTCGGTATACCAGCTCAACTGATACTGTTCCAGTTTGGCCAGTTCCGCGGCTTTTTTCACGGCATCGTCAAAGTCGCCTAACTGATCGACCAACCCATTGGTTTTCGCATCGCTACCGACCCAGACATGGCCCTGGGCGATGGCATCGACTTCCTGCGTCGTTTTCCGGCGAGACTGAGCAACCAGTGAAATGAAATTCTGATAACCACGTTCGATGCTAATTTGCATCAGTTGGCTGGCTTGTGACGGCAAGGCCTTAGTTTGAGACAGATCAGCCAATGGCGACGTCGCCACGCCGTCGGTATGTACCCCAATGCTATCCAGCGCGTTTTCAAACGTGGTAACCACACCGAAAATTCCAATCGAGCCGGTCAGAGTACTGGGGCTGGCAATAATGGTGTTTGCCGGGGTGGAGATCCAGTAACCGCCAGAGGCGGCCATACCCCCCATCGATACGACGACCGGTTTACCGGCTTGCCGTGCGGCCATCAGCTCTGAGCGAATCAGCTCGGAAGCGGTCACACTGCCGCCAGGGCTGTTGACCCGCAGGATGATGGCTTTGACTTTCGGGTCCAGACGCGCATCGCGAATCTGTGCGGCGGTGGTGTCGCCGCCGACGTACCCCGGCGTTTCTTTACCATCGACAATCGTCCCGCTGGCAAACACGACGGCGATCTCGTTGGTACTGACGGCGGGAGGCGCCGGTGTGTAATCATAGATGCTGGTAAAATTGAAGTTTTTGGTCTTGGCGTCCCACCCAAAGGCTTTTATCAACGCCTGTTCAACCATCGAACGGGAGGCGACTTCGTCCACCAGTTTATTTTCCAGCGCATAGCGAGCTGTATCGCCATCCACTGTTTGCAGGTTGGCGAGTATCTTCTCAGCACCGGGGAACAGCTGTTGTGGGGTGATCTGGCGATTGGCCGCTACCGTGTCGAGATAGTGTTGCCAAAGGGTGGAAATCCAGCGGTTGTCGGCCTCACGGGCGTCAGGCGACATATCGTCGCGGATAAACGGCTCGACGGCGGACTTGTAAGTGCCCACGCGGAAAATATGGGCGGTCACCTTCAGCTTATCCAACAACGTTTTGTAATACAGGTTGCTGGTGGCGAAACCGTGCAGATCGATATTACCCTGCGGCGTCAGGTAAATTTTATTGGCGAAGCTGGCCAGATAATATTGCGTCTGGTTGAAGTTGTCGCCGACGGCAAAAATCGGTTTGCCGGCATCGCGGAATTCGCGCAGCGCTTTGCCGATGTATTGCAACGAAGGCTGATCCGCGCCGACGAAATCAGACAAGTCCATCACCATGCCGG
Encoded here:
- the ansA gene encoding asparaginase, which gives rise to MQKKSIYVAYTGGTIGMQRSAHGYVPVSGHLQQQLAQMPEFHRPEMPSFTIHEYTPLIDSSDMTPSDWQSIANDIQQNYDQYDGFVILHGTDTMAFTASALSFMLENLAKPVIVTGSQIPLAELRSDGQTNLLNALYVAANHPVNEVSLFFNNKLLRGNRTTKAHADGFDAFASPNFPPLLEAGIHIRRLTPVNPDPIDGSLIVHAITPQPIGVVTIYPGISADVVSNFLRQPVKALILRSYGVGNAPQSSGLLDELRQASERGIVVVNLTQCISGRVNMDGYATGNALAQAGVISGFDMTVEAALTKLHYLLSRNDLSPEQIRQLMQQNLRGELSDKD
- a CDS encoding YeaC family protein, whose protein sequence is MQLDDLINSMTPEIYQRLTTAVELGKWPDGVALTAEQKENALQMVMLWQARNNAEADHMTINTRGEIEMKSKQELKQRFAGDTITTLKPQD
- the sppA gene encoding signal peptide peptidase SppA, coding for MRTMWRIFSGIFRWGWRLLNFTREFILNLFLICLILVGIGIYSQLKTPQAEPARGALLLDLTGVVVDKPAMNNKLRQFGREFFGVSASRHQENSLFDIVDSIRQAKDDSNITGMVMDLSDFVGADQPSLQYIGKALREFRDAGKPIFAVGDNFNQTQYYLASFANKIYLTPQGNIDLHGFATSNLYYKTLLDKLKVTAHIFRVGTYKSAVEPFIRDDMSPDAREADNRWISTLWQHYLDTVAANRQITPQQLFPGAEKILANLQTVDGDTARYALENKLVDEVASRSMVEQALIKAFGWDAKTKNFNFTSIYDYTPAPPAVSTNEIAVVFASGTIVDGKETPGYVGGDTTAAQIRDARLDPKVKAIILRVNSPGGSVTASELIRSELMAARQAGKPVVVSMGGMAASGGYWISTPANTIIASPSTLTGSIGIFGVVTTFENALDSIGVHTDGVATSPLADLSQTKALPSQASQLMQISIERGYQNFISLVAQSRRKTTQEVDAIAQGHVWVGSDAKTNGLVDQLGDFDDAVKKAAELAKLEQYQLSWYTEESDLLNAMFTQVRSAVYAMLPSALQAVIPAPVIQLAQTVHAQTSILDALNDPQNRYALCLNCGDLR
- the msrB gene encoding peptide-methionine (R)-S-oxide reductase MsrB, which translates into the protein MTKTTVFQRNLDELTDLQRQVTQQRGTESPYTGKLLHNKRTGVYHCLCCHQPLFYSDDKYDSGCGWPSFDSPVSANAIRYLDDYSHHMHRIEIRCSQCDSHLGHVFPDGPQETTGERYCVNSVSLSFIDAEDGQQTDG
- the pncA gene encoding bifunctional nicotinamidase/pyrazinamidase; the protein is MNRVLLLVDIQNDFCAGGALAVSDGDSVVAIANQAIAACQQAGVMVVACQDWHPADHRSFAVNSGTRIGEQGELDGLPQVWWPEHCVQGSPGADFHHKLNQQAINWVVRKGTHPFIDSYSAFFDNGRRTRTELHDWLAARNITRLTIMGLATDYCVKYTVLDALALGYQTEVLADGCRGVNLHPKDSQQALEVMEKHGATLVDLPTFIASLGH